A single genomic interval of Fibrobacter sp. UWB13 harbors:
- a CDS encoding polyphosphate polymerase domain-containing protein: protein MAEARGFSLLERFELKYHIPVEWADRIGAFLAPYCEEDYYSKITPGGFYWITNLYLDTPTWTFLGWKKKQLLDRFNMRIRTYGEHPAQDGTFHFEVKRKIRNICYKSRATIKGINPGEVWHMKPEEWPCKSDKDRMYLKDFLYKTELHGAHPRLLTQYKRRAWFGLREEYSRVTIDTGMRFREENGFDYTVDPHYMHSTGLPRFFQPGADAVLELKCPAAQMPYWMFDLIRALNLKHGAFSKFGNAAAEWKRVYENPRRFKSPYWTPLAGNF, encoded by the coding sequence ATGGCTGAGGCCCGCGGATTTAGTCTTCTTGAACGCTTCGAACTGAAGTACCATATCCCCGTCGAATGGGCGGACCGGATTGGTGCGTTCTTGGCGCCGTATTGCGAAGAAGACTACTATTCCAAGATTACTCCGGGTGGATTCTACTGGATTACGAACCTCTACCTGGACACACCGACGTGGACGTTCCTCGGCTGGAAAAAGAAACAGCTCCTCGACCGTTTCAACATGCGTATCCGCACGTACGGCGAGCACCCCGCTCAGGACGGTACATTCCATTTCGAAGTCAAGCGCAAGATTCGCAATATCTGCTACAAGAGCCGTGCAACGATCAAGGGTATCAATCCCGGTGAAGTCTGGCACATGAAGCCCGAGGAATGGCCGTGCAAGAGCGATAAAGACCGCATGTACCTCAAGGATTTCTTGTACAAGACGGAACTCCATGGTGCACACCCGCGACTCCTTACGCAGTACAAGCGTCGTGCATGGTTTGGTCTTCGCGAAGAATACTCCCGCGTGACGATTGACACGGGCATGCGCTTCCGCGAAGAAAACGGCTTTGACTACACTGTGGACCCGCACTACATGCACTCCACGGGGCTCCCGCGATTCTTCCAGCCGGGTGCCGATGCCGTTCTCGAACTCAAGTGCCCGGCCGCACAGATGCCGTACTGGATGTTCGACTTGATTCGTGCATTGAATTTAAAGCACGGTGCATTCTCCAAGTTTGGGAACGCCGCTGCAGAATGGAAAAGAGTTTACGAAAATCCGCGTCGTTTCAAGAGCCCGTACTGGACTCCTCTCGCGGGAAATTTCTAA
- a CDS encoding TolC family protein: protein MKRYFAFILSGCVAANATALSLQDALDMAMANNSKIKAEKAKVDIAQSGEDEAFARFLPTVSLSAGITKINDPINIDLGRIQQPLGDIAGAAAYSKAYIEAYNKASDGYKQAYEGAYAKTGSEAQAKAYAENALKEKLGTSSPETFAQQTAEQYGSAATKNINDADFNMKVQDDWFFNARLTVVWPIFTGLKIYSAYDAAKENVNARKAEFEMAQNTVLMDVATKYFTLRLCEELVGMRETTKKDLEEHLNRSKKLEEGGQISKTERLRAEVALAEAENAYEDALRDQSLARMALASLLHTDTSLTATTPVESPEGIRSMDEFKALAVEKHPGLRQLRIERKRNQNAIRAARADYFPTIALFGYKELYTKDLTILEPEWAIGAKMQWDIFKGGDTRAKVSSAKAMDRSLGSLEEETIDNLKLLVEKRWRELEHAKGRLASLVKTRELAVEALRSQNKAYEAGLATGLEVVDAELALSRLQVADIKAHYDAVIAWLGLLEAAGEVSTAGTVLVSKQLVVEKPVDASASSATGEPAATEPQAATEAPVATESAQPVEQNLETENK from the coding sequence ATGAAACGGTACTTTGCTTTTATTCTCAGTGGTTGCGTGGCTGCTAATGCGACAGCGCTTTCTTTGCAAGATGCGCTGGATATGGCCATGGCGAACAATTCCAAAATCAAGGCTGAAAAGGCGAAAGTGGATATTGCCCAAAGTGGCGAAGATGAAGCTTTTGCCCGTTTCCTCCCGACGGTGAGTCTGTCGGCTGGCATTACCAAAATCAATGACCCCATTAATATTGACCTCGGACGTATCCAGCAGCCGCTTGGCGATATAGCCGGTGCTGCCGCTTATTCCAAGGCTTATATCGAGGCCTACAACAAAGCTTCCGATGGTTATAAGCAGGCTTACGAAGGCGCCTATGCCAAGACGGGGAGCGAAGCCCAGGCAAAGGCTTATGCCGAAAATGCCCTTAAGGAAAAGCTTGGCACGAGTTCTCCAGAAACATTCGCTCAGCAGACTGCGGAACAGTATGGCTCGGCCGCGACTAAGAACATCAACGATGCCGATTTCAACATGAAGGTGCAAGACGATTGGTTCTTTAACGCTCGCCTGACCGTCGTTTGGCCGATTTTTACCGGTCTCAAGATTTATTCTGCTTATGACGCCGCCAAGGAGAATGTGAACGCCCGTAAGGCAGAATTTGAAATGGCGCAGAACACCGTGCTCATGGATGTGGCGACCAAGTACTTTACGCTCCGCTTGTGCGAAGAGCTTGTCGGCATGCGCGAGACGACTAAAAAGGACCTTGAAGAACATCTGAACCGTTCCAAGAAGCTCGAAGAGGGCGGCCAGATTAGCAAGACGGAACGTCTCCGTGCCGAAGTGGCCCTTGCCGAAGCCGAAAACGCTTATGAAGATGCCCTCCGCGACCAGTCGCTCGCCCGTATGGCTCTTGCAAGCCTCTTGCATACGGATACAAGCCTTACTGCAACAACGCCGGTGGAATCTCCCGAAGGTATCCGCTCGATGGATGAATTCAAGGCGCTCGCTGTTGAAAAGCACCCGGGACTTCGCCAGCTCCGCATTGAACGCAAGCGTAACCAGAACGCGATTAGAGCTGCCCGTGCCGATTATTTCCCGACGATTGCTTTGTTTGGCTACAAGGAACTTTACACCAAGGACTTGACGATTCTTGAACCGGAATGGGCGATTGGCGCCAAGATGCAGTGGGATATCTTCAAGGGTGGTGATACCCGTGCCAAGGTGAGCTCTGCAAAGGCGATGGACCGTTCTTTGGGAAGCCTCGAAGAAGAAACGATTGACAACTTGAAGCTCTTGGTCGAAAAGCGCTGGCGTGAACTGGAACATGCAAAGGGGAGGCTCGCAAGCCTTGTCAAGACGCGAGAGCTTGCTGTTGAAGCATTGCGTAGCCAGAATAAGGCGTACGAAGCAGGGCTTGCTACGGGGCTAGAAGTGGTGGATGCTGAACTTGCACTTTCCCGTTTGCAGGTGGCTGATATCAAGGCTCATTACGATGCTGTGATTGCTTGGCTTGGACTCCTTGAAGCCGCCGGCGAAGTTTCTACCGCAGGTACAGTCCTTGTGTCTAAGCAGCTTGTGGTTGAAAAGCCTGTTGATGCTTCGGCAAGCTCAGCAACCGGTGAACCTGCCGCAACAGAACCGCAGGCCGCAACTGAAGCGCCTGTTGCAACTGAATCTGCACAACCGGTCGAACAGAATTTAGAAACGGAGAATAAATAA
- a CDS encoding FISUMP domain-containing protein, which translates to MRNVFFCLLIGILFWGCSDENPSSSFAENSSCSAIEAFSSSIENVESSSSVVESSSSEIIISSSSGISYGELVDERDGQVYKTVKIGDQWWMAENLNYAYTEPIKVGYTTIDSASFCNNNEPDSCAKYGRLYVWEAAVGCTNENIKSRMTDTKFNSRGICPDNWHIPSIDEWEILIEYTNNLTMDLKSTSGWEHEVNGSDTWGFSVLPAGLYDITNSKEIHLKYNWWFNEDEVWNPAESAGKYTCFGTHMPWTQSLSSHHYCNHFQGYYAVCFSSKEFDVIYPEEMEKFFAFSVRCVKDSTEAE; encoded by the coding sequence ATGCGCAATGTATTCTTTTGTCTACTTATTGGGATTTTATTTTGGGGTTGTAGTGACGAGAATCCCTCTAGTTCTTTTGCAGAAAATTCATCATGTTCCGCTATTGAAGCTTTTTCTTCATCGATTGAAAACGTAGAATCATCGTCATCTGTTGTTGAATCAAGTAGTTCCGAAATCATAATTTCAAGTAGTTCCGGCATATCATACGGAGAACTTGTCGACGAGCGTGATGGACAAGTGTACAAAACCGTGAAAATCGGGGACCAATGGTGGATGGCGGAGAATTTGAATTATGCATATACAGAGCCCATTAAAGTTGGCTACACGACTATAGATTCTGCAAGTTTTTGCAATAACAATGAGCCCGATAGCTGCGCAAAATATGGAAGACTTTATGTTTGGGAGGCCGCAGTAGGTTGCACAAACGAAAACATAAAATCCAGAATGACCGATACAAAATTCAATTCCCGCGGAATTTGCCCTGACAACTGGCACATTCCATCAATTGACGAATGGGAAATTTTAATCGAATACACGAACAATTTGACAATGGATTTAAAGTCAACAAGCGGTTGGGAACACGAAGTAAATGGATCCGATACATGGGGATTTAGCGTGTTACCAGCCGGTCTTTACGATATTACCAACTCTAAAGAAATACACTTAAAATACAACTGGTGGTTCAACGAAGATGAGGTATGGAACCCTGCGGAATCCGCTGGTAAATACACATGTTTTGGAACGCATATGCCATGGACTCAATCATTGAGTTCTCATCATTATTGCAATCATTTTCAAGGTTACTATGCTGTCTGTTTTTCAAGTAAAGAATTCGATGTCATATACCCAGAAGAGATGGAAAAATTTTTTGCTTTTTCCGTTCGTTGCGTGAAGGATTCCACAGAAGCGGAATGA
- a CDS encoding HlyD family secretion protein — MNKLEDLLDNFWNTHKNNAGVAYVYTHKLSIAWVACVVFAVMLGFIYQGKAAMFRGIAESSETIISLPSPTEIVKVYVVPGQEVNVGDTIVVINRPDLTLRITELTRELDALEGRSNLSSAEIDQKVAEVKANLESRRLTLLAEIRNLEAEYESNKAISAKLKSLSNSKSKADGNDAMAMRIKSLKNELAVATRSANEQIALLRGSNKLQKSSGKTEAANIRKELAELRKQQKELTQIAKENWVVGDVNVRDGEKVSSFAPIVTLAHKSPTLIRGYINEQIYENTNLGEAVKVTSLTGKGKAVIGEVVGLSSRIVPFPTRMWKMPEIPVYGREVTIKIPEENKFLLGEMVTITETSKRNLEKQQQKAKK, encoded by the coding sequence ATGAATAAGCTCGAAGATCTTCTCGACAATTTCTGGAATACCCACAAGAACAATGCGGGCGTTGCTTATGTCTATACTCATAAGCTTTCTATTGCCTGGGTGGCATGCGTCGTGTTTGCCGTGATGCTTGGCTTCATTTACCAGGGCAAGGCAGCCATGTTCCGTGGCATTGCCGAATCCAGCGAAACGATTATCAGCCTTCCGTCTCCGACTGAAATTGTAAAGGTCTACGTGGTGCCGGGCCAGGAAGTCAATGTGGGCGATACCATCGTGGTTATCAACCGCCCGGACTTGACTCTCCGCATTACAGAACTTACCCGCGAACTCGACGCTCTCGAAGGCCGCAGCAACTTGAGCTCTGCCGAAATCGACCAGAAAGTGGCCGAAGTCAAGGCTAACCTCGAATCTCGTCGCCTCACACTTTTGGCTGAAATTCGCAACCTTGAAGCGGAATACGAAAGCAACAAGGCTATTTCTGCCAAGCTCAAGAGCCTCTCGAACTCCAAGTCCAAGGCCGATGGCAACGATGCCATGGCTATGCGCATCAAGAGCCTCAAGAACGAACTTGCTGTTGCAACCAGGAGCGCCAACGAACAGATTGCCCTCCTTCGCGGTAGCAACAAACTCCAGAAGTCTAGCGGCAAGACCGAAGCTGCAAACATCCGCAAGGAACTCGCCGAACTTCGCAAGCAGCAGAAGGAACTCACTCAGATTGCCAAGGAAAACTGGGTTGTCGGTGACGTGAACGTGCGCGATGGCGAAAAGGTCTCGAGCTTTGCTCCGATCGTAACGCTTGCCCACAAGTCCCCGACGCTTATCCGCGGCTACATCAACGAACAGATTTACGAAAACACGAACCTCGGCGAAGCCGTGAAGGTGACTTCCCTTACCGGTAAAGGCAAGGCCGTGATTGGCGAAGTGGTCGGCCTTTCGAGCCGCATCGTGCCGTTCCCGACCCGCATGTGGAAGATGCCGGAAATCCCGGTTTATGGCCGCGAAGTGACCATCAAGATCCCTGAAGAAAATAAGTTCTTGCTTGGCGAAATGGTGACCATCACCGAAACGAGCAAGCGCAACTTGGAAAAGCAGCAACAGAAGGCTAAGAAGTAA
- a CDS encoding TolC family protein has translation MKTVSFLTLALTAAAIASPLTWERLIESAKADPRYEAAEKRAEATSKERNLKLWDKVELRYQLDGFSFAKHDFELRVTPQAFGERAADKAHYEAVKNYQQATFAVERSILLYDRYERGVRYVLRQKINEINKQLLQVIQDRIEVLHLKSGSASFNAEDLMTSLEKSASLKANLLSDSTALRDAELKMLSWAPDYDNVNLDSSFLPTMEELAEFLKNGVTVDESFPLVALAKGKRDSDISKAQQDASKDRNYISHVGIGYSLQVESLMEKYKDLEYKDIKSGARYDEYESEWMSKACTQTVQGECASYDASYKLRKLFPDTDNRKTADKFFVNLAFRLPFFDSNKDASLREQVEKLDAESKYLDEVREVNQKVARLTEEVLTLIDQWKVLKDYAEQVNASGFMEQFAHKAGSDPLLLLRARESALESDLKAAKLEYDIYARYLELLDFSGGLAREGVVNHLREGIR, from the coding sequence ATGAAGACTGTATCCTTTTTAACGCTTGCACTGACTGCGGCGGCAATCGCAAGCCCTCTCACATGGGAACGCCTGATCGAATCCGCTAAGGCAGATCCGAGGTATGAGGCTGCTGAAAAACGCGCCGAGGCGACATCGAAAGAACGCAACCTCAAGCTTTGGGACAAGGTGGAACTCCGCTATCAGCTGGACGGTTTTAGCTTTGCCAAGCATGACTTTGAACTTCGCGTGACCCCGCAGGCTTTTGGTGAACGCGCTGCCGACAAGGCACACTATGAGGCCGTTAAGAATTACCAGCAGGCTACTTTTGCCGTTGAACGTTCGATCCTCCTTTACGACCGTTACGAACGCGGCGTGCGCTATGTACTTCGCCAGAAGATTAACGAAATCAACAAGCAACTTTTGCAGGTTATTCAGGACCGTATCGAGGTGCTCCACCTCAAGTCCGGTTCTGCTTCGTTCAATGCCGAAGACTTGATGACTTCACTCGAAAAAAGCGCCTCGCTTAAGGCAAACCTGCTTTCGGATAGCACGGCGCTCCGCGATGCCGAACTCAAGATGTTGAGCTGGGCTCCGGATTATGACAATGTCAATTTGGATTCCTCGTTCCTCCCGACGATGGAAGAACTTGCCGAATTCTTGAAGAATGGCGTGACTGTTGACGAAAGCTTCCCGCTTGTGGCTCTTGCCAAGGGCAAGCGCGATTCCGATATTTCCAAGGCACAACAGGATGCAAGCAAGGACCGCAACTACATTTCTCATGTCGGTATTGGTTACTCGCTCCAGGTAGAATCCTTGATGGAAAAGTACAAGGATTTGGAATACAAGGATATCAAGAGTGGTGCTCGGTATGATGAATACGAATCAGAGTGGATGTCTAAGGCTTGTACTCAAACTGTTCAAGGTGAATGCGCTTCATACGATGCTTCTTATAAGCTAAGAAAGCTTTTCCCGGATACGGATAACCGCAAGACTGCGGACAAGTTCTTTGTGAACCTCGCGTTCCGCTTGCCGTTCTTCGACAGCAACAAGGATGCTTCTCTTCGTGAACAGGTCGAAAAGCTCGATGCCGAAAGCAAGTACTTGGACGAAGTCCGCGAAGTAAACCAGAAGGTCGCCCGCCTCACCGAAGAAGTGCTCACGCTCATCGACCAGTGGAAGGTCTTGAAGGACTATGCCGAACAAGTGAACGCCAGTGGCTTTATGGAACAGTTTGCGCACAAGGCTGGTTCCGACCCGCTCCTGCTCCTCCGCGCCCGCGAAAGCGCTCTCGAAAGCGATTTGAAGGCCGCCAAGCTTGAATACGATATCTATGCCCGCTATTTGGAGTTGCTGGATTTCTCCGGTGGACTTGCCCGTGAGGGTGTCGTGAACCATCTTCGTGAAGGAATCAGGTAG
- a CDS encoding lamin tail domain-containing protein, with translation MNTKKWLAVGTCATALALFSACSDDESSPVIPVTPESSSAITPESSGDVATSSSDISTGSSSSATNPNPVLSSSSAEGVIDTTITNMGVSEIMYNAPSGSALEWVEVYIKKGPDITDMQLSNLRLDGAVSFNFPTGSLKKGEYVIVTNDPTLFKQTYPSLPAGCRVFGPWDNDSKTNAVAKLVNEGDVVEVKLKGEGDVSAAFSNLPPWPSLANGNGRTLVYRGSGNEADPNSWGASAVENGNPCVGDDKVLDATTVRLNEIKPYSLGETDGWIELYNYGSAPVDIKGWELESKLKGKKWTIGGANTVVPANGYLLLEATADVFGDGLYLSDNGDEIYLYEAAAGVRTGKETSLLIFAGKQSSGIVEVAGGTVAQGAMATETPGAANSALKAGPIFINEIHYHENENDPNDLEFLELVNKGTTDVTLVENVNNAPQGWKIEGVNMEFAAGDVIPAGGKMVLFNDSLKTKEALLRARYTIDETVPVRFYAGKLSNRGETVAVKKPYSYVTKADNTKQWYYEISDATLYSDRWPGMTDADGKGKSLNRKEFTTTGYGSAVWSALAPTPGK, from the coding sequence ATGAATACCAAAAAATGGCTTGCAGTAGGCACTTGCGCTACTGCGCTCGCTCTGTTCTCAGCCTGCTCCGATGACGAATCTAGCCCTGTCATCCCCGTTACACCGGAAAGCTCTTCTGCTATTACTCCGGAAAGCAGTGGTGATGTCGCGACCTCTTCTTCTGATATTTCCACCGGGTCGTCTTCTTCTGCGACAAATCCGAATCCGGTGCTTTCTAGCTCCAGTGCCGAAGGCGTTATCGATACTACGATTACGAATATGGGCGTCTCCGAAATCATGTACAATGCACCAAGTGGCTCTGCATTGGAATGGGTCGAAGTCTATATCAAGAAGGGTCCGGATATTACGGACATGCAGCTCAGCAACCTCCGCTTGGATGGTGCAGTTTCTTTCAATTTCCCGACCGGCTCCTTGAAGAAGGGCGAATATGTCATTGTCACGAACGATCCGACTTTGTTCAAGCAGACTTATCCGAGCCTTCCGGCGGGTTGCCGTGTGTTTGGCCCGTGGGATAATGATTCCAAGACGAATGCTGTTGCAAAGCTTGTGAACGAAGGCGATGTCGTCGAAGTCAAGCTCAAGGGTGAAGGCGACGTGAGTGCCGCTTTCAGTAACTTGCCGCCTTGGCCGAGTCTTGCCAATGGCAATGGCCGTACGCTCGTGTATCGTGGATCCGGTAACGAAGCTGACCCGAACTCTTGGGGCGCTAGCGCTGTCGAAAACGGTAACCCGTGCGTTGGTGACGATAAGGTTCTCGATGCTACCACTGTTCGCTTGAACGAAATCAAGCCGTATTCTCTCGGTGAAACCGATGGATGGATAGAACTTTACAACTATGGTTCCGCTCCAGTCGATATCAAGGGCTGGGAACTTGAATCCAAGTTGAAAGGCAAAAAGTGGACGATTGGTGGCGCCAATACGGTTGTCCCTGCCAATGGCTATTTGCTCCTCGAAGCTACCGCTGATGTCTTTGGCGATGGTCTGTACTTGAGCGACAATGGTGATGAAATTTATCTGTACGAAGCCGCAGCCGGTGTCCGCACGGGTAAGGAAACGAGCTTGCTGATTTTCGCCGGTAAGCAGTCTAGCGGTATTGTCGAAGTCGCTGGCGGTACGGTGGCTCAGGGTGCTATGGCTACGGAAACTCCGGGTGCCGCAAACTCTGCGCTTAAGGCCGGTCCGATTTTCATCAATGAAATCCATTATCACGAAAATGAAAATGACCCGAACGATTTGGAATTCCTTGAACTTGTGAACAAGGGAACGACGGATGTGACGCTTGTTGAAAACGTTAACAACGCTCCGCAGGGCTGGAAGATTGAAGGCGTGAACATGGAATTTGCGGCTGGCGATGTGATTCCTGCTGGTGGCAAGATGGTCCTGTTTAACGATTCTCTCAAGACGAAGGAAGCTTTGCTCCGCGCCCGTTATACGATTGACGAAACAGTACCTGTCCGTTTCTATGCAGGTAAGCTCTCGAACCGCGGTGAAACAGTTGCTGTCAAGAAGCCGTATTCTTACGTGACCAAGGCCGATAACACAAAGCAGTGGTATTATGAAATTTCTGATGCTACACTTTACAGTGACCGTTGGCCGGGAATGACCGATGCGGATGGTAAGGGCAAGAGCTTGAACCGCAAGGAATTTACCACGACGGGTTACGGTTCTGCAGTTTGGAGCGCTCTCGCTCCGACTCCGGGCAAGTAA
- a CDS encoding DUF4956 domain-containing protein, with amino-acid sequence MLDLLAVQSSSTNATIITLAYTLILAFVLSSTIAWTYEKTFLGLSYSRNFVQGIVLSAVVAAMVMQAIGDNVGRGLGMMGALSVVRFRTSFKDPRDIMFIFAALGAGIGCGVYAWGAAVGGTIAFSCVAFLLSRTGLGTKHFFDGMLRFALPNEPKVRGQVEDIMKGNLKTFILITMREVDGGARLDVAYQIRLRATKPAAEILTLLSKVEGISDVQFMMQDATTEM; translated from the coding sequence ATGCTTGACCTTCTTGCTGTCCAGTCCAGCTCAACAAACGCAACGATTATTACGCTTGCATACACCTTGATTCTCGCGTTCGTCCTGTCTTCGACGATTGCATGGACTTACGAAAAGACGTTCCTCGGACTTTCGTACTCGCGAAACTTTGTGCAGGGCATCGTGCTCAGTGCAGTGGTCGCTGCCATGGTGATGCAGGCTATCGGCGATAACGTTGGTCGTGGTCTTGGCATGATGGGTGCTCTCTCGGTGGTCCGCTTCCGTACGAGCTTCAAAGATCCGCGCGATATCATGTTCATCTTCGCCGCTCTCGGCGCCGGTATCGGTTGCGGTGTTTACGCCTGGGGTGCTGCAGTCGGCGGTACAATCGCTTTCAGCTGTGTCGCGTTCCTCCTCTCTCGCACGGGTCTTGGTACCAAGCACTTCTTTGACGGCATGCTCCGCTTTGCTCTCCCGAACGAACCCAAGGTTCGTGGCCAGGTCGAAGATATCATGAAGGGCAACTTGAAGACGTTTATTTTGATTACGATGCGTGAAGTCGATGGCGGTGCCCGCTTGGACGTCGCCTACCAGATTCGCCTCCGCGCAACGAAGCCCGCTGCCGAAATCCTCACGCTCCTCTCGAAGGTTGAAGGCATTTCGGATGTCCAGTTCATGATGCAAGACGCTACGACGGAAATGTAA